The following is a genomic window from Sporosarcina jeotgali.
CTTTCTTTTGAGAGCAGGAGGTGTTTTTTTATGGTTAGTGTCCATACTACGCGTGTCAGCCAAGAAGGAGGAAACCTGAATGGCGAGAAGAAACGGCGTAATGTCTGAGCAATTAAAAGAGGAAATTGCAAAAGAACTTGGATTTTACGATGTTGTTCAACGTGAAGGTTGGGGAGGCATTAAATCGCGGGATGCAGGTAATATGGTGAAACGCGCAATTGAGATGGCAGGACAAGGGATGGCAGGTAAAGACCGGTCGCAATAATGTTCGTTGAACCCTGTACGACCCAAATCCAACCAATGGCTGACGAAAGGGGCTGTCGCATCGCACACTTTGTGCTTTGCACAGCTCTTTTTTGTGGCTAACATTGTTTTTTTAACGAATCCGGGCAATTTTAAAGCTGCCTATGGTAAAATAGTGAGCAATGAAGTTTGAATGGAGGCAGCCAGATGAGTATGATATCTGAAAAAGCGCCAGCTAAAATAAATTTAACGCTTGATGTCCTGCAAAAACGTCCTGATGGTTTTCATGAAGTTGAAATGATTATGACGACAGTTGACCTAGCAGATCGTATTTGGCTCAAGCCCTTAGATCGTGGCATTACAATCCAATCTTCGGAACGATTTGTACCGAATGATAAACGCAACCTCGCATGGCAGGCGGCAGACATTTTGCGTAAAAAATTTGATATCCGAAGTGGAGTGGAAATCACTCTCGACAAGAATATCCCGGTGGCTGCAGGCTTAGCGGGGGGCAGCTCTGATGCGGCTGCTACTTTACGAGGGTTGAATAGAATGTGGGAACTGGGACTGTCTTTGGACGAGCTGGCAGTGCTCGGTGCAAAGATTGGGTCGGACATTCCGTTTTGTGTATATGGAGGAACCGCTCTTGCTTCCGGCCGGGGGGAGAAAATTCAACACTTATCAGTACCGCCGAATTGTTGGGTGGTTTTAGCCAAACCTCCTATATCCGTGTCAACTGCAGATATTTATGGAGGCCTGGATATCCAAAGTATCCAGCACCCTGACACAGCGGGCATGATGGATGCACTTGCTGCTTCCGACTATGAAATGATGTGTCAGAAGGTAGGGAATGCATTGGAGCCAGTCACGATGAGACTACATCCTCAAGTTAGCGTACTAAAAGAACAAATGCTGAAGTTTGGTGCGGATACAGTATTGATGAGCGGAAGCGGCCCTACAGTGTTTGGTCTTGTTGAACACGAATCGCAAGTTGCACGCATTTATAACGGACTAAAAGGATTTTGTCCGGAAGTGTATGCGGTCCGGATGATGGGGGAACGTATCAATCTTGCTTGAAAACGGACGATTGTGTTAGTCTGAAGGTATAATATTCGGGTTTTAGGAGTTGTTGGACATGAAGTGGAAGAGGAGTGAACGTCTCGTTGAGATGACACGCCATCTGTTGGAAAGCCCTCACCAACTCATCCCGCTAACGGTTTTTTCAGAACGTTTTCAGGCCGCAAAATCATCAATCAGTGAAGACCTGACGATTATTAAAGAGACATTTGAAGAAAGTGGTGCTGGAAAACTATTGACAGTTTCTGGCGCTGCTGGCGGTGTGAAGTACATTCCGCTAATGTCTGATCGAGCGGTGCGAGAGGTGATCGCACAAATGATTGAAGAATTGGGTCACTCGGACCGGTTACTGCCGGGCGGATACTTATATATGACAGACTTACTCGGTAACCCGCAGCTGATGGATAAAGTGGGAAGAGTGTTTGCCTCGGCTTTCGCTAATCACAATATCGATGTTATTATGACTGTAGCAACGAAGGGCATCCCAATTGCCCAAGCGATTGCCCGTCATTTGAATGTTCCTGTTGTGATTGTTAGACGAGATAGTAAAGTGACCGAAGGATCGACAGTGAGCATTAACTACGTTTCTGGATCAACACGGAGAATCCAAACGATGGTTTTGTCTAAACGCAGCATGAAAAGCGGACAACGAGTCTTAGTAACGGATGACTTCATGAAAGCCGGAGGCACGATGCTTGGTATGCGCCACCTTGTTGAAGAATTCGATTGTGAATTGGCAGGGGCTGCTGTACTCGTCGAGTCTGAGCACACAGAAGAGGTCCTGGTCGAAAACTATCGCTCTCTCGTGAAGTTATGTAAAGTGAATGAACGGGATCGGACAATCGAACTGGAAGACGGAAACTACTTTTCGGAAGGTGGAGATGAAAGATGAATTATGTAGCGACTGAACAAGCACCGAAAGCGATTGGACCTTATGCACAAGCGGTAAAGGTGAATGGGTTGGTTTACACGTCAGGACAAATCCCGCTGAACACAGACGGAGAAGTTGCCGGCGCAACAATCGAAGAACAGACGAACCAAGTGTTTGAGAACTTGAAAGCAGTTCTTGCAGAAGCAAACTCATCTCTAAACCAAGTAGTGAAAGCAACGGTATTCATAAAGGATATGAATGAGTTCGGGGCACTCAACGAAGTGTATGCAAAGCATTTCGGAGAGCACACACCAGCTCGTTCTACAGTGGAAGTAGCGCGTCTTCCAAAAGACGTAAAAGTTGAGATTGAAGTTGTTGCGGTTGCAGCAGAGTAAAACAAAACGTTCCTTTCGAGGGACGTTTTTTAGTGAATGCGGGGAATTTTTAATAATCGGAAAAATTTAAATTTGGATAAAGGGATTTAAAAAGTTTTGTAGAAAGTGTACTGCATACAGTTTTCACGAAAGGGGAATGGGAACGAGTATGCAAGTTACTAATGTTCGCTTACGAAAGATTGAAACCAATGGGAGAATGCGCGCGATTGCTTCCGTTACATTTGACGAGGAATTTGTTGTCCATGACATACGGATTATTGAAGGGAATGACGGTCTGTTTGTAGCGATGCCCAGCAAACGAACACCAGACGGAGAGTTCCGTGACGTCGCACATCCTATCAATCCAGCATCACGAACAAAGATTCAAGAAGCTGTTTTAGAAGCCTATTATGCAGATGAAAAAGAACCAAAGTTTGAAGAAGTACCTGTTTAAAAAAATCTGTCGATGAATTGTCACAGAGCCGCGGCTATTTTCAGCAGCGGCTCTTTCTACGCGATTCTAGTAGAAGTCTTGCGGAAAAAAACTATTAATAATAGAATATTGATACCAACTTGTCAAGTAGGAATAGTTGAAAAATCAGTCTTACTCAGCTATAGTCAAATATGAAAATACAGATGGGGGACAGCTCATGACACATACATATGCAATTGTTTTGGCCGCAGGTCAAGGCACACGCATGAAATCCAATTTATACAAAGTGCTGCACCCAGTTTGCGGTAAACCAATGGTGGAACACGTTATTGATCACGTAAAAGGTATTGGGGCAGACCGTGTAGTAACCGTTGTCGGTCACGGGGCAGAACTCGTGGAAGAGACGCTCGGTCAAAAAAGTGAGTATGTCCTTCAAGCCGAACAATTGGGAACGGCTCATGCCGTACAGCAAGCCGAAAACCTTCTGGGTGATTTAGAAGGTACAACACTCGTCATTTGCGGGGATACACCGCTTATCCGATCAGAAACGATGGATGCACTTGTAAACAAACATAAAGAGCTGGGTGCGAAAGCGACGATTCTAACAGCCATTGCAGACAATCCTGCTGGATACGGCCGAATCATCCGCGGCGACCAAGGTGAAGTACTTCGTAATGTGGAACAAAAGGATGCAACACCTGAAGAACAGGCAGTCACTGAGATTAACACGGGGACTTACTGCTTCGATAACCGTGCACTTTTTGAAGCACTCAAAAAAGTAAAGAATGACAATGCACAAGGTGAATACTACTTACCTGACGTGATGGGTATCCTTCAATCTGAAGGCGCACTGATCGGAGCGCATGTTTCAGACGATTTCAGCGAAACGCTCGGTGTGAATGATCGCGTTGTACTCGCACAAGCAGAAGCCGTCATGCGCCATCGTATTGCTGAAAAGCATATGCGTAACGGGGTAACAATCATTTCGCCGGAAACAACTGTAATTAGTGCAGATGCAGTGATCGGCCGTGATACGGTTCTTCAGCCAGGTACGATTATTGAAGGCCGCAGTTCAATTGGTGAAGAGTGTCTGATTGGACCGAATAGCCACATTATTGACAGCGAAGTCAGTAATAAGACTTCAATCCATTCGTCTGTCGTCAAGTCCAGTAAGATTGGATCGAATACGACGGTTGGTCCGTTCGCACATATCCGTCCCGAAACGGATCTCGGCGATCATGTGAAAGTCGGAAACTTTGTGGAGATTAAGAAATCATCATTTGGAACAGGCAGCAAAGTATCACATCTCAGTTATATCGGGGATGCTGAAGTTGGCTCAGCTGTAAATATCGGCTGCGGTTCAATTACAGTCAATTATGATGGTAAAAATAAGTTTAAAACAACCATTGAGGACGAAGCTTTCATCGGCTGTAACTCTAATTTAGTAGCACCTGTCACGGTAGGAAAAGGGTCTTACGTTGCTGCGGGATCAACGGTTACTAAAGACGTACCTGAAGACTCGCTTGCAATTGCACGTTCTCGCCAAGAGAACAAAGAAGGATACGCAGCAAAACTAAACTCTAAACGATAAAACAGGAGGTCCATCATGGGCAATGAATATCCAAATCACAAACTTAAACTTTTTACTTTGAACGCAAACGAACCTTTGGCACAAGAGGTAGCTGACGTTATCGGACGCCCTCTCGGAGAATGCTCTGTCAAACGTTTCAGTGATGGTGAAGTTCAAATTAATATCGAAGAAAGTATCCGTGGCTGCGATGTTTTTGTCATTCAGTCGACTTCGTACCCTGTCAATGACAACCTAATGGAACTCCTAATCATGATTGATGCATTACGACGTGCGTCTGCACGCACGATCAATGTCGTCATGCCTTACTATGGCTATGCACGTCAAGACCGTAAAGCACGTTCACGTGAGCCGATTACAGCGAAACTTGTTGCAAACTTGCTTGAAAAAGCTGGAGCGGACCGCGTCATTGCGATGGATCTTCATGCACCGCAAATCCAAGGATTCTTCGATATTCCGATTGATCACTTGGTTGCTGTTCCTCTACTATCAGATTACTTTAAGAACCAAGGTTTCAAAGGTGATGATATCGTTATCGTATCTCCAGACCACGGTGGAGTTACACGCGCTCGTAAAATGGCAGATCGTCTGAAAGCACCGATTGCAATTATCGACAAGCGCCGTCCAAAGCCGAATGTCAGCGAAGTCATGAACATTGTTGGACAAGTAGATGGTAAAATTGCAATTCTAATCGATGATATCATTGACACAGCAGGTACAATTACTGCTGGCGCAAACGCTATCATTGAAAGTGGAGCGAAAGAAGTCTATGCTTGCTGTACACACCCGGTTCTATCTGGACCAGCTATTCAGCGCATTAATGATTCACAAATCAAAGAATTGGTTATTACAAACACGATTGAACTTCCTGAAGACAAGAACTCTCCGAAAATCAAGCAGCTGTCGGTTGCAAAACTAATCGGGGATGCAATCGTTCGCGTATTTGAAGAGAAGTCAGTAAGTACATTATTCGATTGAGCCGGCGCAGAAGCTGGCTGTGATTGTGCACGAAATGTTTTGGAACGTCTTGTAGCGGGTATTTACTATGTAGGAAAACTTTATTTAAAAAGGGGACTAAACATATGAGTACAGCATTACAGTCAGAAAAACGAGAAATTGCACCACAATCAGCATTGCGTCAATTACGCCATGAGGGTAAAGTTCCTTCAGTCGTTTATGGTTTTAATACAGAATCGACACCAATTACTGTTATTGAACGTGACCTCATTAAAACGATTCAAGAACATGGTCGTAACGGGGCTTTCAAATTAGATCTAGATGGTAAGAACGTAGATGTCATGCTAAGTGATTATCAGGCGGATGTAATGACAGGGAAATTCGAGCACGCGGATTTCTTGGCAATCAACATGTCTGAAGAGCTTGAAGTAGACGTTACAATCCATTTATCAGGACAGTCTGCTGGTGAAAAAGCAGGCGGTGTTGTGCAGCAGCCGCTATGGGAAGTAAAAGTAAAAGCAAAACCTGCTGATATTCCAGAGCACATCGAAGTAGATGTATCTAAATTGGATATCGGTGAAGCAATTCAAATTTCAGACCTGCGCGCTGGCGCGAAGTATGAAATCTTGAACGAAGACGAAGAAACGGTTGTTCTCATTTCTGCTC
Proteins encoded in this region:
- a CDS encoding small, acid-soluble spore protein, alpha/beta type; the encoded protein is MARRNGVMSEQLKEEIAKELGFYDVVQREGWGGIKSRDAGNMVKRAIEMAGQGMAGKDRSQ
- a CDS encoding RidA family protein, whose protein sequence is MNYVATEQAPKAIGPYAQAVKVNGLVYTSGQIPLNTDGEVAGATIEEQTNQVFENLKAVLAEANSSLNQVVKATVFIKDMNEFGALNEVYAKHFGEHTPARSTVEVARLPKDVKVEIEVVAVAAE
- the ispE gene encoding 4-(cytidine 5'-diphospho)-2-C-methyl-D-erythritol kinase; protein product: MISEKAPAKINLTLDVLQKRPDGFHEVEMIMTTVDLADRIWLKPLDRGITIQSSERFVPNDKRNLAWQAADILRKKFDIRSGVEITLDKNIPVAAGLAGGSSDAAATLRGLNRMWELGLSLDELAVLGAKIGSDIPFCVYGGTALASGRGEKIQHLSVPPNCWVVLAKPPISVSTADIYGGLDIQSIQHPDTAGMMDALAASDYEMMCQKVGNALEPVTMRLHPQVSVLKEQMLKFGADTVLMSGSGPTVFGLVEHESQVARIYNGLKGFCPEVYAVRMMGERINLA
- a CDS encoding 50S ribosomal protein L25/general stress protein Ctc: MSTALQSEKREIAPQSALRQLRHEGKVPSVVYGFNTESTPITVIERDLIKTIQEHGRNGAFKLDLDGKNVDVMLSDYQADVMTGKFEHADFLAINMSEELEVDVTIHLSGQSAGEKAGGVVQQPLWEVKVKAKPADIPEHIEVDVSKLDIGEAIQISDLRAGAKYEILNEDEETVVLISAPRTEAELEALDEETAGETAEPEVVKEKDEDKE
- the spoVG gene encoding septation regulator SpoVG, whose translation is MQVTNVRLRKIETNGRMRAIASVTFDEEFVVHDIRIIEGNDGLFVAMPSKRTPDGEFRDVAHPINPASRTKIQEAVLEAYYADEKEPKFEEVPV
- the purR gene encoding pur operon repressor, which translates into the protein MKWKRSERLVEMTRHLLESPHQLIPLTVFSERFQAAKSSISEDLTIIKETFEESGAGKLLTVSGAAGGVKYIPLMSDRAVREVIAQMIEELGHSDRLLPGGYLYMTDLLGNPQLMDKVGRVFASAFANHNIDVIMTVATKGIPIAQAIARHLNVPVVIVRRDSKVTEGSTVSINYVSGSTRRIQTMVLSKRSMKSGQRVLVTDDFMKAGGTMLGMRHLVEEFDCELAGAAVLVESEHTEEVLVENYRSLVKLCKVNERDRTIELEDGNYFSEGGDER
- a CDS encoding ribose-phosphate diphosphokinase gives rise to the protein MGNEYPNHKLKLFTLNANEPLAQEVADVIGRPLGECSVKRFSDGEVQINIEESIRGCDVFVIQSTSYPVNDNLMELLIMIDALRRASARTINVVMPYYGYARQDRKARSREPITAKLVANLLEKAGADRVIAMDLHAPQIQGFFDIPIDHLVAVPLLSDYFKNQGFKGDDIVIVSPDHGGVTRARKMADRLKAPIAIIDKRRPKPNVSEVMNIVGQVDGKIAILIDDIIDTAGTITAGANAIIESGAKEVYACCTHPVLSGPAIQRINDSQIKELVITNTIELPEDKNSPKIKQLSVAKLIGDAIVRVFEEKSVSTLFD
- the glmU gene encoding bifunctional UDP-N-acetylglucosamine diphosphorylase/glucosamine-1-phosphate N-acetyltransferase GlmU encodes the protein MTHTYAIVLAAGQGTRMKSNLYKVLHPVCGKPMVEHVIDHVKGIGADRVVTVVGHGAELVEETLGQKSEYVLQAEQLGTAHAVQQAENLLGDLEGTTLVICGDTPLIRSETMDALVNKHKELGAKATILTAIADNPAGYGRIIRGDQGEVLRNVEQKDATPEEQAVTEINTGTYCFDNRALFEALKKVKNDNAQGEYYLPDVMGILQSEGALIGAHVSDDFSETLGVNDRVVLAQAEAVMRHRIAEKHMRNGVTIISPETTVISADAVIGRDTVLQPGTIIEGRSSIGEECLIGPNSHIIDSEVSNKTSIHSSVVKSSKIGSNTTVGPFAHIRPETDLGDHVKVGNFVEIKKSSFGTGSKVSHLSYIGDAEVGSAVNIGCGSITVNYDGKNKFKTTIEDEAFIGCNSNLVAPVTVGKGSYVAAGSTVTKDVPEDSLAIARSRQENKEGYAAKLNSKR